In Arachis stenosperma cultivar V10309 chromosome 1, arast.V10309.gnm1.PFL2, whole genome shotgun sequence, one DNA window encodes the following:
- the LOC130978282 gene encoding uncharacterized protein LOC130978282, translating to MPFGLKNAGATYQRLVNKIFRNLTGNKIEVYIDDMLAKTESGEQLTDDLKVIMNTLRKHQMRLNPTKCAFGMEAGKFLGFMITQRGVEANPEKCRAVLEMTSPKNLKDIQKLTGRLTALSRFLGASAQKAIPFFKLMKKGIPFKWEKECEEAFQHFKKVLTEPPILAKPQTGETLYLYLSITEETIAAALVRENEKKEQKPIYFISKVLQDTEARYSRLEKLAFALLSASRRLRQYFQAHPITVRTDQTVKQVLQKPDLAGRMLAWSIELSQFQIRFEPRNAIKAQALADFIAEMTPTKLTPEPWKLHVDGSSNSTHGGAGIILENQNGITIEQSIRYDFPVSNNQAEYEALLAGLNLAREVGAKLLEVNTDSQVLGNRPRRALPHGTGQLRYLIVAIDYYTKWIEAEPLASITATQCRKFVWRQIITRFGIPEVIISDNGTQFTDKKFRELLEGLHVSHRFSSVEHPQTNGQVESANKIIVKGLKKRLDEAKGLWADELGSVLWSYRTTPQTSTGETPFRLTYGVEAVIPVEIGDPSPRKTVGGNDEEAERDLIDEARSIAHVKELALKQRISLRYNHGVIRREFADNDLVLRRNDIGLPTPGEGKLAPNWEGPYRVKAVIGKGAYKLERLDGSEIPRTWNAANLRRYYT from the exons ATGCCCTTCGGCCTGAAAAACGCCGGAGCCACCTATCAGCGACTCGTTAACAAGATATTTCGCAACTTAACCGGGAACAAAATAGAAGTCTACATCGATGATATGCTCGCCAAAACGGAATCCGGGGAGCAACTAACCGACGATCTAAAGGTCATAATGAACACCTTGCGAAAGCACCAAATGCGACTCAACCCAACAAAGTGCGCTTTCGGAATGGAAGCAGGAAAATTCCTCGGATTCATGATCACACAACGCGGAGTTGAGGCAAACCCGGAAAAATGCCGCGCCGTCCTGGAGATGACAAGTCCCAAGAACCTCAAAGATATCCAAAAGCTCACCGGCCGACTAACCGCACTATCCCGGTTCCTCGGAGCGTCGGCACAAAAGGCAATTCCTTTTTTCAAACTTATGAAAAAAGGAATTCCATTCAAATGGGAGAAAGAATGCGAAGAAGCTTTCCAACACTTCAAAAAGGTCCTAACAGAACCTCCAATCCTTGCAAAACCTCAAACAGGGGAAACACTATACTTGTACCTCTCCATAACGGAAGAAACAATCGCAGCAGCACTCGTCCGGGAAAACGAGAAAAAGGAACAAAAACCCATATACTTCATAAGCAAGGTGCTACAAGACACGGAAGCCCGTTATTCACGACTAGAAAAACTGGCTTTCGCACTCCTCTCGGCATCCCGACGACTACGACAATACTTCCAGGCCCACCCCATAACGGTCCGAACCGACCAAACGGTCAAACAAGTATTACAAAAACCCGACCTAGCAGGAAGAATGCTAGCATGGTCCATCGAGCTATCCCAATTCCAGATCAGGTTCGAGCCCCGAAACGCCATCAAAGCACAAGCcttggccgacttcatcgccgAAATGACTCCGACGAAGCTGACACCCGAACCATGGAAACTGCACGTCGATGGCTCATCAAACTCCACTCACGGAGGCGCCGGAATCATACTCGAAAACCAAAATGGGATCACAATTGAACAATCAATAAGATACGACTTTCCAGTatcaaacaaccaagcagaatacgaagcccttTTGGCAGGCCTAAACCTAGCTCGGGAAGTCGGCGCCAAGTTACTCGAGGTTAACACCGATTCCCAGGTG TTGGGGAATCGACCTCGTCGGGCCCTTCCCCACGGCACCGGCCAACTTAGATATCTCATCGTCGCCATAgactactacaccaaatggattGAAGCCGAACCCCTGGCCTCCATCACGGCAACCCAATGCCGGAAATTCGTCTGGCGACAGATCATTACTCGGTTCGGAATTCCCGAAGTCATCATCTCCgacaatggaacccaattcacagaCAAAAAATTCAGAGAACTCTTAGAAGGATTGCACGTATCCCATCGCTTCAGCTCGGTAGAACATCCCCAAACAAACGGACAGGTGGAATCCGCCAACAAAATTATCGTCAAAGGACTTAAGAAACGACTTGACGAAGCCAAGGGATTGTGGGCAGACGAGTTGGGATCAGTCCTATGGTCATACCGAACAACACCCCAAACAAGCACGGGAGAAACGCCCTTCCGACTCACATACGGCGTAGAAGCTGTCATCCCAGTAGAAATCGGAGACCCCAGCCCCAGAAAAACGGTTGGAGGTAACGACGAAGAAGCAGAACGAGACCTCATAGACGAGGCAAGAAGCATAGCCCACGTCAAAGAATTAGCACTCAAACAAAGGATCAGCCTAAGGTATAATCACGGCGTCATCCGACGAGAATTCGCGGACAACGACCTCGTCCTACGACGAAACGACATCGGCCTCCCGAccccaggagaaggaaagctcgcacCCAACTGGGAAGGACCATACAGAGTCAAGGCCGTAATAGGAAAAGGAGCGTATAAACTCGAACGACTAGACGGCAGCGAAATACCAAGAACTTGGAACGCGGCCAACCTACGAAGATACTATACTTAA